In Gossypium hirsutum isolate 1008001.06 chromosome D06, Gossypium_hirsutum_v2.1, whole genome shotgun sequence, one genomic interval encodes:
- the LOC107901632 gene encoding uncharacterized protein — MEVLMGPTFSIDVAASAAAYTRDRSKDTIPSPCLFIKDDEACPGSDPRSPDLSSDSSSSIGSPGDSDVEEEDDGVVSSGESKGLSFDSLEDSLPIKRGLSNHYVGKSKSFANLSDINSVKELQKVESPFNKRRRLLLANKWSTRSRKSSFYSWQNPNSMPLLALVEDDEDTDNNSHNKQTPSSSPPSLSSSSSECEKITSTKPKLQQSNLRASFQSQSCLSLTDLHVQVDHQ; from the exons ATGGAAGTGCTGATGGGACCTACCTTCTCCATCGACGTTGCCGCATCGGCCGCGGCCTACACTAGAGACCGCTCTAAGGATACGATTCCCTCTCCTTGCTTGTTTATCAAGGACGATGAAGCTTGTCCCGGCTCGGATCCCAGGTCTCCGGATCTATCCTCTGATAGTTCCTCCTCGATCGGCTCCCCCGGAGACAGCGACGTTGAAGAAGAAGACGACGGCGTCGTTTCATCCGGGGAAAGTAAAGGCTTGTCTTTCGACTCCTTAGAAGACTCTCTTCCCATCAA GAGAGGATTATCGAATCACTACGTGGGAAAATCAAAATCATTCGCAAACCTATCTGACATAAACTCAGTGAAAGAGCTGCAAAAAGTGGAGAGCCCCTTCAACAAGAGGAGGAGATTATTGCTTGCAAATAAATGGTCAACGAGGTCCAGGAAATCATCTTTCTATTCATGGCAAAACCCCAATTCCATGCCTCTTCTTGCTTTGGTTGAAGACGATGAAGATACAGACAACAACAGCCACAATAAACAAACACCATCATCATCGCCGCCTTCATTGTCCTCCTCCTCGTCGGAGTGCGAAAAAATAACATCAACGAAACCTAAGTTGCAGCAAAGCAATCTGAGGGCTAGTTTCCAGTCTCAAAGTTGTCTTTCTCTTACGGATCTGCACGTACAAGTAGATCATCAATAA